A single Paenibacillus sp. FSL R5-0517 DNA region contains:
- the fabD gene encoding ACP S-malonyltransferase — translation MGKIAFVFPGQGSQAVGMAKDAYESVPAATEIFRTADETLGFSLSNLVFEGPETELKQTSNTQPALLTASIALLEAFKEKGIQPDYMAGHSLGEYSALVAAGVLSFADAVSTVRARGQYMEQAVPGGQGAMAAVLGADREALGVLCRDVSETGHAVELANMNCPGQIVISGVKEGVAAVAERVKEAGGKRAIALEVSGPFHSSLMKGAAEKLEEKLKTVTFSPAAVPVVANVTARPAEDGQVRDLLTAQVYSPVLWEDSVTWLIEQGVDTFIEIGSGSVLTGLIKKTDKTVKLYNVNSLETLEATASELEGVI, via the coding sequence ATGGGTAAAATAGCATTTGTATTTCCCGGACAGGGATCACAGGCTGTAGGCATGGCCAAGGATGCGTATGAGTCCGTGCCTGCGGCAACCGAGATTTTTCGCACAGCAGATGAAACATTGGGTTTCTCGCTGAGCAACCTTGTATTTGAAGGACCGGAGACCGAGTTGAAACAGACATCAAATACACAACCAGCTCTGTTGACAGCAAGTATTGCCTTGCTTGAAGCTTTCAAAGAAAAAGGAATTCAGCCAGACTATATGGCTGGACACAGTCTGGGAGAATACAGTGCACTGGTGGCAGCGGGCGTTCTTTCGTTTGCTGACGCTGTGAGCACTGTGCGGGCGCGAGGTCAGTATATGGAACAGGCAGTACCGGGTGGACAAGGAGCGATGGCTGCTGTGCTTGGTGCGGATCGGGAAGCGCTGGGGGTGCTTTGCCGTGACGTATCTGAAACTGGTCATGCGGTTGAACTTGCCAACATGAATTGTCCGGGACAAATCGTCATCTCTGGTGTGAAGGAAGGCGTAGCTGCTGTCGCGGAACGAGTGAAAGAAGCAGGCGGTAAACGCGCCATTGCTTTGGAAGTAAGCGGACCGTTCCACTCTTCACTGATGAAGGGTGCGGCTGAGAAGCTGGAAGAGAAACTGAAAACCGTTACGTTCTCACCGGCAGCGGTTCCTGTAGTCGCTAATGTGACTGCAAGACCTGCAGAGGATGGACAGGTTCGGGATTTGTTGACAGCTCAGGTCTATTCTCCTGTATTATGGGAAGACAGTGTGACATGGCTGATTGAGCAGGGTGTGGATACGTTCATCGAGATTGGATCTGGCAGTGTATTGACCGGTTTGATTAAAAAAACAGATAAAACCGTAAAACTGTACAATGTGAACAGTCTTGAAACGCTCGAAGCAACGGCAAGTGAATTAGAAGGAGTTATATGA
- the fapR gene encoding transcription factor FapR, protein MIEENPFVTDQELTRQLKVSIQTIRLDRLELGIPELRERMKLMAELSYDQVRSLPLHEIIGDIVDLQLDKSGISLFEIKEEHVFSRTGIARGHYVFAQANSLAVAIINDEIALTASADIRFVRSVHLGEKCIAKAYVRSIPGQKGKAKVEVFTYVGEEMVFQGNFVIYHSGGEDSGEGGHLE, encoded by the coding sequence ATGATAGAAGAGAACCCGTTTGTGACGGATCAGGAACTTACGCGCCAATTGAAGGTGAGTATTCAGACGATTCGTCTTGACAGACTGGAACTTGGAATACCCGAACTTCGGGAGCGGATGAAACTGATGGCAGAGCTCTCGTATGATCAGGTGCGCTCGCTGCCCCTGCATGAGATTATCGGTGATATTGTGGATCTGCAGCTGGACAAAAGCGGGATTTCCCTGTTTGAGATTAAGGAAGAGCATGTGTTTTCCAGAACAGGGATTGCACGTGGGCACTACGTCTTTGCACAGGCCAACTCCTTGGCTGTAGCCATTATTAATGACGAGATCGCGTTGACTGCATCAGCAGACATTCGCTTTGTCCGTTCGGTTCATTTGGGAGAGAAATGTATTGCAAAGGCTTATGTGAGATCGATTCCGGGTCAAAAGGGCAAAGCCAAAGTGGAAGTATTCACTTATGTAGGTGAAGAAATGGTGTTTCAAGGCAACTTTGTAATCTACCATTCAGGTGGAGAAGACAGCGGAGAAGGAGGTCATTTGGAATGA
- a CDS encoding DUF177 domain-containing protein: MLMPFRKVATSDGPLKFNEQWDIKELVSNRQDITAVTPLTADLSAEFREGDVVDVHGKLTVGVDMLCSRCLKPINEHFHIDFHEQFKQGKQPEELHEDDDTLYVDGDSVDLKGYAEEAFLLDLPFIPLCSDTCKGLCPKCGHELNEGDCGCDNQVIDPRLAGLKDFFK; the protein is encoded by the coding sequence ATGTTAATGCCATTTCGCAAAGTGGCTACCAGTGATGGCCCCCTGAAGTTTAACGAACAGTGGGATATCAAGGAACTGGTTTCTAACCGACAAGATATCACAGCCGTTACCCCCCTGACTGCGGATTTATCTGCAGAATTCAGAGAAGGTGACGTTGTGGATGTTCATGGCAAGCTGACCGTAGGAGTGGACATGTTGTGCTCCCGTTGTCTTAAGCCGATCAATGAACATTTTCATATTGATTTTCATGAGCAATTCAAGCAGGGAAAACAGCCAGAGGAATTACATGAAGACGACGATACGCTCTATGTGGATGGGGATAGCGTTGATCTGAAAGGTTATGCCGAGGAAGCTTTTCTGCTGGATCTTCCGTTTATACCGCTATGCAGCGATACATGCAAAGGGTTATGCCCCAAGTGTGGCCATGAGCTGAACGAAGGTGACTGCGGTTGTGATAACCAGGTTATCGATCCGCGGCTTGCAGGGCTCAAGGATTTTTTTAAATGA
- the coaD gene encoding pantetheine-phosphate adenylyltransferase, translating to MIHRQERIAVYPGSFDPVTMGHLDIIARASKQFDRVIVAVLNNMSKNPLFTVEERKELITEVTRHLPNVEVDSFRDLTANYVRQKEAQVIVRGIRSVTDFEYELQLASTNSKLNPDAETIFMMTNPKYSYLSSSIVKEIAHYHGDVTDLVSPEVEAALRQKISEKTGG from the coding sequence ATGATACATCGACAGGAACGGATCGCCGTATATCCTGGAAGTTTTGATCCCGTAACGATGGGGCATCTAGATATTATCGCCAGAGCGTCAAAGCAATTTGATCGCGTCATTGTGGCTGTGTTGAACAATATGAGCAAAAATCCGCTGTTTACGGTGGAGGAACGCAAAGAACTGATCACGGAAGTAACCCGCCATCTACCCAATGTGGAGGTGGACAGTTTCCGCGATCTGACAGCCAATTATGTCCGGCAAAAGGAAGCGCAGGTCATCGTTCGTGGTATACGCTCGGTAACTGATTTTGAATACGAGTTGCAGTTGGCATCGACCAACAGCAAGTTGAATCCGGATGCGGAAACGATATTTATGATGACCAATCCGAAATATTCCTATTTAAGTTCCAGCATCGTCAAAGAAATCGCTCATTATCATGGAGATGTTACAGATCTTGTATCACCTGAGGTGGAAGCAGCGCTCCGTCAGAAAATCAGCGAGAAAACCGGCGGTTAA
- the rsmD gene encoding 16S rRNA (guanine(966)-N(2))-methyltransferase RsmD: MRVVSGSAKGRPLKAVPGTGTRPTTDKVKEALFSMVGPYFEGGTALDLFAGSGGLGIEALSRGMDKAVFVDLESKSIEVIRMNLKATKLEDQAAVYRNDAGRALKALAKRGTTFDLVFLDPPYRMKNGHELMLTMHELELLEPEATIVLEYESKHDYPEQFGPFEQTRKALYGETAVSIYYYAPEALEDGESITPKEEAPHD, translated from the coding sequence GTGAGAGTGGTATCTGGGAGTGCGAAAGGCAGGCCGCTGAAGGCTGTTCCTGGCACGGGTACGCGACCGACCACCGACAAGGTGAAGGAAGCGTTATTTAGCATGGTTGGTCCTTATTTTGAGGGCGGCACAGCATTGGATCTGTTTGCAGGCAGTGGGGGTCTCGGTATTGAGGCGCTGAGCCGCGGCATGGACAAGGCTGTTTTTGTTGATTTGGAATCAAAAAGTATTGAAGTCATCCGCATGAACCTGAAGGCGACCAAGCTTGAAGACCAGGCGGCGGTATACCGTAATGATGCAGGTCGTGCATTGAAGGCACTCGCCAAGCGAGGCACAACGTTCGATCTGGTATTTCTCGACCCGCCATATCGCATGAAGAACGGACACGAGTTGATGCTGACCATGCACGAACTGGAACTTCTGGAACCGGAAGCAACCATTGTGCTTGAATATGAATCCAAACATGATTACCCTGAGCAATTCGGCCCGTTTGAACAAACGCGCAAGGCTTTGTATGGGGAGACGGCAGTATCCATCTATTATTATGCGCCTGAAGCATTGGAAGATGGGGAATCCATTACACCGAAAGAGGAGGCTCCTCATGACTGA
- the plsX gene encoding phosphate acyltransferase PlsX, with protein MKIVIDAMGGDNAPASTVEGAIAAATEWADTQIVLIGDEAKLEPLLSQSGVRPANLTVRHASEVIGSDDEPVKAVRRKKDASMVVAGRMLKEGEADAMISAGNTGALMTAGLLVVGRMEGIERPALAPMIPTIDDVGVLALDLGANMDAKPEHLAQYGLMGSLYRQKVQGIASPRVGLLNVGTEPGKGNELTKHAYPLLEQLPIRFVGNVEARDVLTGACDVLVCDGFAGNILLKSLEGTAGAIFALLKEQFSSSLKSKLAAAVLMPELRGLKRKLDYTEHGGAPLLGLSRLVVKSHGSADGNAIKNAVRQARIAVQNQLVESISKEISGK; from the coding sequence ATGAAAATCGTCATTGATGCCATGGGAGGCGACAATGCACCTGCATCAACGGTAGAAGGTGCGATCGCCGCAGCCACGGAATGGGCGGATACACAGATCGTCCTGATCGGCGATGAAGCCAAGCTGGAGCCTCTTTTGAGTCAGTCAGGTGTGAGACCTGCCAATCTTACGGTCCGGCATGCTTCCGAAGTTATTGGTTCGGATGATGAACCCGTAAAAGCAGTACGTCGCAAGAAGGATGCCTCCATGGTAGTTGCAGGCCGTATGCTGAAAGAGGGCGAAGCGGACGCGATGATCTCGGCAGGCAATACCGGAGCGCTGATGACAGCAGGTTTGCTTGTTGTAGGTCGAATGGAAGGCATTGAACGTCCGGCGCTTGCGCCCATGATTCCAACGATTGATGATGTAGGTGTACTTGCGCTGGATCTCGGAGCGAATATGGATGCCAAACCGGAGCATCTTGCGCAATATGGCCTGATGGGCAGCTTGTATCGGCAAAAAGTACAGGGCATAGCGTCCCCACGAGTGGGTTTGCTCAATGTAGGAACAGAGCCAGGCAAGGGAAATGAGTTAACCAAACATGCATATCCTTTACTGGAACAACTCCCCATTCGTTTTGTCGGTAATGTTGAGGCGCGTGATGTGCTGACTGGTGCTTGTGATGTGCTTGTATGCGACGGTTTTGCAGGAAATATACTGCTGAAGTCGCTGGAAGGCACAGCAGGTGCCATTTTCGCCTTGCTTAAGGAGCAATTCTCATCTTCTCTTAAAAGTAAACTGGCTGCAGCTGTATTGATGCCTGAGTTGCGTGGGCTGAAACGAAAGCTGGATTATACGGAGCATGGCGGAGCGCCGCTCCTCGGTTTGAGCAGACTGGTTGTAAAAAGTCATGGATCTGCTGATGGCAATGCCATCAAAAATGCTGTGCGCCAAGCTCGGATTGCAGTGCAGAATCAGCTGGTAGAGAGCATATCTAAGGAAATTAGCGGGAAGTGA
- a CDS encoding nucleoside recognition domain-containing protein — MTLQSEVRDSGPLRTIILSTGALMLVIAVVASPKEAFDASIQGLDIWWKIIFPAMLPFLMLSQMLTAFGFTHAIGALLGPLMQRWFRLPGNAGLAIAVGMCGGFPAGADAVSRLFQDRQITAKQAVVLAAASHFANPMMIILVVGAAFLHQPAAGYFLLVVHWISGWIASILAMRLLPAPGNQTNRAGLTTAQADNSSLDSQPASPANSISRSSAPHHSTYKRRRIWSELMITAREAHSRDGRGFGKLLGDTVSQAVQTLMMTGGYMIGFAVFIRLVSLYLTPGSSAALWPAFFELHLGTYHLSQTSLTPALLISLLAAVLGWGGLCSHLQVSAVLKTTGPNSKAMLYFAGVRLTHGLIAFFISLFLWMPFSRYSTEVWTTLQTNGEQDLSTPFGWLFIHSPGNTYTINTIWSVFPAACMGLALLLAVMISLSGITFWFNRRFSR; from the coding sequence ATGACATTACAGAGCGAGGTTAGAGATTCTGGCCCATTACGAACGATAATCCTAAGTACCGGCGCTTTAATGTTGGTCATTGCGGTAGTTGCCTCACCCAAAGAAGCGTTTGACGCCTCTATTCAAGGTCTGGATATATGGTGGAAAATCATCTTCCCTGCCATGCTCCCATTCCTCATGTTATCCCAAATGCTTACTGCGTTTGGCTTCACCCATGCGATCGGCGCCTTGCTCGGACCGTTAATGCAACGGTGGTTCAGACTTCCGGGCAACGCAGGTCTGGCGATTGCCGTTGGCATGTGCGGCGGATTCCCCGCAGGAGCAGATGCGGTGTCCCGTTTATTTCAGGATAGACAAATTACCGCCAAGCAGGCGGTTGTCCTTGCGGCGGCGTCTCATTTTGCCAATCCGATGATGATCATACTGGTCGTTGGTGCTGCGTTTCTTCACCAGCCAGCGGCCGGATATTTTCTACTCGTAGTCCACTGGATCAGCGGCTGGATCGCTTCCATTCTTGCCATGCGTCTCCTGCCTGCACCGGGTAACCAAACAAACCGGGCTGGCTTGACAACTGCGCAAGCAGATAACAGCTCTCTTGATTCTCAGCCTGCAAGTCCTGCAAATTCCATAAGTCGCTCATCTGCACCCCACCACTCTACATACAAACGACGCCGTATATGGTCTGAACTGATGATTACAGCGAGGGAAGCCCATAGTCGTGATGGAAGAGGGTTTGGCAAACTGCTCGGTGACACTGTATCCCAAGCTGTGCAGACCTTGATGATGACTGGAGGATACATGATCGGTTTTGCCGTGTTTATCCGGTTGGTCTCCCTGTATCTGACTCCCGGGTCCTCTGCTGCGCTGTGGCCAGCCTTCTTTGAGCTTCACCTGGGCACCTATCATTTGAGCCAGACTTCACTTACACCCGCGCTGCTCATATCTCTACTTGCAGCCGTTCTTGGATGGGGCGGTTTATGCTCCCACCTGCAAGTCTCTGCCGTCCTGAAAACAACGGGTCCAAACAGCAAAGCGATGCTGTACTTTGCTGGCGTTCGTCTGACTCATGGATTAATCGCCTTTTTCATCAGTCTGTTCCTGTGGATGCCGTTCAGCCGTTACAGCACAGAAGTCTGGACCACATTACAGACGAATGGGGAGCAGGACCTCTCGACACCATTCGGTTGGCTATTCATACATAGTCCAGGTAACACATACACGATCAACACCATTTGGAGCGTCTTCCCTGCTGCATGCATGGGTCTTGCGTTACTTCTTGCAGTCATGATTAGTCTATCAGGTATTACCTTCTGGTTTAACCGCCGGTTTTCTCGCTGA
- a CDS encoding nucleotidyltransferase: MRAVGVIVEYNPLHNGHVYHLQEARRLSGADAVVAVMSGPFLQRGEPAIVGKRARTEMALHAGADLVLELPVAYAVQPAEWFAFGAVSLLDRTGVVDSLCFGSESGDLDSLQRIARVLAVEPAGMREDIARRLREGASYPAAYAGAAAALAPGGVDVRDAAALLEQPNNSLGLHYLIALQRLGSAIQPFTAARTGAAYHEATPGPGAIASATAVRRLLMADGPSAAAPYVPAATLAILHREWQENRAPMHWERFAQPLFHLAATRRASELERIAEVTEGLEHRLIRTLAQLPEPSVEALLNALKTKRYTRTKLQRMLAHLLLNHTKAECSPEQLAAGPGYLRVLGFNTQGQSLLKQMKKTASLPVVLKPSTFTHHQLELDIQAQVAYGLACEHKDTRRMFSDYYESPVRV; the protein is encoded by the coding sequence ATGAGAGCCGTAGGCGTCATTGTTGAATATAACCCCTTGCACAATGGGCATGTCTATCATTTGCAGGAAGCTCGGCGACTAAGCGGCGCAGACGCCGTTGTTGCGGTCATGAGCGGCCCTTTCCTCCAGCGTGGCGAACCCGCCATCGTGGGTAAAAGGGCGCGCACCGAGATGGCGCTGCACGCAGGCGCCGATCTGGTACTTGAACTGCCGGTGGCTTATGCTGTTCAGCCGGCGGAGTGGTTTGCCTTCGGTGCGGTGTCCTTGCTGGACCGCACCGGCGTTGTGGACTCGCTCTGCTTTGGCAGCGAGTCCGGCGACCTGGACAGCCTGCAGCGCATTGCGCGCGTGCTGGCTGTGGAGCCCGCAGGGATGCGCGAGGACATCGCGCGCCGCCTGCGGGAAGGCGCCAGCTACCCCGCCGCGTACGCAGGCGCGGCGGCGGCACTGGCGCCCGGCGGCGTCGATGTTCGCGACGCCGCTGCACTGCTGGAGCAGCCCAACAATTCGCTTGGGCTGCACTACCTGATCGCGCTGCAACGACTCGGCAGCGCGATCCAGCCCTTTACGGCGGCGCGTACCGGTGCCGCGTATCATGAGGCGACGCCCGGCCCGGGGGCGATCGCCAGTGCCACAGCCGTCCGCCGCCTGCTGATGGCGGACGGGCCCAGCGCCGCCGCGCCATACGTGCCGGCGGCCACTCTTGCCATTCTGCATCGCGAATGGCAGGAAAACCGCGCTCCCATGCACTGGGAGCGCTTTGCACAGCCGCTGTTTCACCTCGCGGCCACACGCCGTGCCTCCGAGCTGGAACGCATCGCCGAAGTCACGGAAGGCCTGGAGCACCGGCTGATCCGTACACTCGCTCAGCTCCCGGAGCCTTCAGTCGAAGCACTCCTGAATGCACTGAAGACCAAACGATACACACGCACCAAACTCCAGCGTATGCTCGCCCACCTGCTCCTGAATCACACCAAAGCCGAGTGTTCACCAGAGCAATTGGCTGCCGGACCCGGATATCTACGAGTCCTCGGATTCAATACTCAAGGGCAGAGCCTGCTTAAACAAATGAAGAAGACTGCGTCGTTGCCTGTTGTGCTGAAACCTTCGACGTTCACGCACCATCAACTGGAACTGGATATCCAGGCTCAGGTAGCGTATGGGCTAGCTTGCGAGCATAAGGACACACGCAGGATGTTCAGTGACTACTATGAGTCACCTGTGAGAGTGTAA
- the rpmF gene encoding 50S ribosomal protein L32: protein MAVPQRRTSKTRRDKRRTHFKLAVPGMVKCEQCGELKLSHHVCKVCGTYKAREIISQ from the coding sequence ATGGCAGTACCTCAACGGAGAACGTCCAAGACGCGTCGCGACAAACGTCGCACTCACTTTAAATTGGCTGTACCGGGCATGGTGAAATGTGAACAATGTGGCGAACTTAAACTTAGTCACCACGTGTGCAAAGTGTGCGGAACGTACAAAGCAAGAGAGATCATCTCTCAATAA
- the hmpA gene encoding NO-inducible flavohemoprotein: MLSEHTIRVIKSTVPVLEVHGEAITRHFYETMFAAHPELLNIFNHANQKQGRQQAALANMVYTAALHIDNLSSILPAVRQVAHKHRSLGIVPEQYAIVGTYLLQAIKDVLGDAATDEIITAWGEAYNVIADAFIGIEQDMYAEAENQTGGWEGFRTFKVAKKVQESGIITSFYLVPDDGKPIASYEPGQYISIKIKPEAQSFTQIRQYSLSDIPGKPYYRISVKRELSGLERPDGVISTYLHDHIEEGSLVELSAPAGDFTLDRDDKRHIVLLSGGVGLTPMISMLNTLVNLDKNRKITFLHASPNGQSHAFRDHVNSLAERYQSVKAYYCYTQPAASDRENEFFHKEGYMDAVWLRQVIDELDATYYLCGPVSFMRSVYTELQALGVPADHIHYEFFGPKASLSSAPENV; the protein is encoded by the coding sequence ATGTTAAGTGAACACACTATTAGAGTCATTAAATCTACAGTACCCGTACTTGAAGTTCACGGTGAAGCGATCACACGCCATTTTTACGAAACGATGTTCGCAGCTCATCCGGAACTACTGAATATTTTCAATCACGCAAATCAGAAACAGGGACGACAGCAAGCCGCCCTCGCCAATATGGTATACACCGCCGCCCTGCATATCGATAATCTGTCCTCCATCCTGCCTGCCGTCCGGCAAGTTGCCCATAAACATCGCAGTCTGGGTATCGTTCCCGAGCAATATGCGATTGTGGGCACCTATCTGTTACAAGCGATCAAAGATGTGCTTGGAGACGCGGCTACCGATGAGATCATTACGGCGTGGGGCGAAGCCTACAATGTCATTGCAGATGCCTTTATCGGGATCGAACAGGACATGTATGCGGAAGCAGAGAACCAGACAGGTGGCTGGGAAGGATTTCGTACCTTCAAGGTTGCCAAGAAAGTGCAGGAAAGTGGAATCATCACATCCTTTTACCTCGTCCCAGATGATGGTAAACCAATTGCCAGCTATGAACCAGGACAATACATCAGCATCAAGATCAAACCGGAGGCACAGTCATTTACCCAGATTCGTCAGTATAGCCTTTCAGATATACCGGGTAAACCCTACTACCGCATTTCCGTTAAACGCGAGCTGAGTGGATTAGAACGTCCTGATGGAGTCATATCCACGTATCTCCACGATCACATTGAAGAAGGTAGTCTGGTGGAGCTATCCGCTCCTGCTGGTGACTTTACGCTGGATAGAGACGATAAACGCCATATTGTTCTCTTGAGCGGTGGCGTTGGTCTAACCCCCATGATCAGCATGTTAAATACACTGGTTAACTTGGACAAAAACCGCAAAATTACATTTTTGCATGCAAGTCCGAATGGTCAATCTCATGCGTTCCGTGATCATGTGAACAGTCTGGCCGAACGTTATCAAAGCGTTAAAGCCTATTATTGCTACACTCAACCCGCTGCTTCTGATCGTGAAAATGAGTTTTTTCATAAGGAAGGTTATATGGATGCAGTCTGGCTTCGCCAAGTGATTGATGAACTAGATGCCACCTATTATCTGTGCGGACCCGTTTCGTTCATGCGTTCAGTGTATACGGAGCTGCAGGCGCTTGGTGTTCCAGCAGACCACATTCATTATGAATTTTTTGGGCCGAAAGCAAGTCTTTCTTCCGCACCGGAAAATGTCTAA
- a CDS encoding beta-ketoacyl-ACP synthase III: MNNLRPVGVIGTGKYVPEKILTNSDLEKMVDTNDEWIVSRTGIKERHIAAPEQATSDLAYEAALKALESAGMTGSDLDLIIVATITPDSSFPSTACILQDKLGAKGAAAFDLSAACSGFVYGLASATSFIQSGMYNNALVIGADCLSRITDYTDRNTCVLFGDGAGAVVVGEVPEGRGFKAFDLGAEGAGGSLLQMEGGGSRLPASAETVENKKHYIYMNGREVFKFAVRVMGTATIEVLRKAGMERTDVDLFVPHQANIRIIQSAMQRLELPEEKVVVNVDKYANTSAASIPLALVEAAEEGRMKAGDTVLMVGFGGGLTWGASVLVW; the protein is encoded by the coding sequence ATGAATAATTTGCGCCCAGTAGGGGTTATTGGTACAGGGAAATATGTGCCTGAGAAAATTTTGACGAATAGCGATCTGGAGAAAATGGTCGATACCAATGACGAATGGATCGTCAGTCGTACAGGAATCAAAGAGCGTCACATTGCTGCACCCGAGCAGGCAACTTCTGATCTGGCATATGAAGCAGCTCTTAAAGCACTTGAATCTGCTGGCATGACAGGCAGTGATCTGGATCTGATTATTGTTGCAACCATTACCCCGGATTCTTCGTTCCCATCAACAGCCTGCATCTTGCAGGACAAATTGGGTGCAAAAGGTGCGGCGGCATTTGATCTGTCGGCAGCTTGTTCCGGATTTGTATATGGGTTGGCAAGTGCTACCAGCTTCATCCAAAGCGGCATGTACAACAACGCACTTGTTATTGGAGCTGACTGTTTGTCTCGTATTACGGATTATACAGACCGTAACACATGTGTCCTCTTTGGGGACGGGGCAGGCGCGGTAGTCGTTGGTGAAGTTCCAGAAGGTCGCGGATTCAAAGCATTTGATCTCGGTGCCGAAGGTGCTGGCGGTAGTCTTCTTCAGATGGAAGGCGGCGGTTCCCGTCTGCCTGCTTCCGCAGAGACCGTTGAAAATAAAAAGCATTATATCTACATGAATGGTCGTGAAGTGTTCAAGTTTGCAGTCCGTGTCATGGGTACGGCTACCATTGAGGTATTACGCAAGGCTGGTATGGAGCGTACGGATGTGGATCTGTTTGTTCCGCATCAAGCGAATATTCGGATTATCCAATCTGCGATGCAACGACTGGAACTTCCTGAAGAAAAGGTTGTAGTCAACGTGGATAAGTATGCCAATACATCGGCTGCTTCCATTCCGCTTGCTTTGGTAGAAGCCGCAGAGGAAGGTCGCATGAAAGCCGGAGATACCGTTCTGATGGTTGGATTCGGTGGCGGTTTGACATGGGGAGCATCGGTACTCGTTTGGTAA
- a CDS encoding SepM family pheromone-processing serine protease, protein MNRIRKSGGFRASIFVIVVALVVYVAVYMPTPYIIYMPGSADEVKPMVTVKGGDQEERGVFMMTTVSATYANVFLLGTSLFNQNAQVDKKEDRLRGKSEAEYSAEQVWFMSDSQSSAMEAAYEQAGVAYSIVPEHIFVFGLSEDPKPDGDIAPGDIILGVNGTATPDNTVLSAQLKDKKVGDTVEMQLERGGETISRDVKLIQVKDNKTGETRPGLGVMIGAVQKVKPENPDKQISFTDTQVGGPSAGLMFTLEIYNQLTPGDLTKGHRIAGTGTITKDGVVGAIGGVVHKIVAADRKEAEIFFVPKDNYKEAAAKAEQIGTKMKLVPVSTVDDALAYLKTLSVKS, encoded by the coding sequence ATGAATCGGATTCGGAAATCTGGCGGATTCAGAGCTTCGATCTTTGTGATCGTGGTGGCTCTGGTCGTCTATGTTGCCGTGTACATGCCAACGCCGTATATCATATATATGCCTGGCAGTGCAGATGAAGTAAAACCAATGGTAACGGTTAAAGGTGGGGACCAGGAAGAACGCGGTGTGTTCATGATGACGACTGTGTCGGCAACATATGCCAATGTGTTTTTGCTAGGAACCTCTCTGTTCAATCAAAATGCTCAAGTGGATAAAAAGGAGGACCGACTGCGCGGTAAAAGCGAAGCGGAATACTCTGCCGAACAGGTGTGGTTCATGAGTGACTCACAATCCTCTGCAATGGAGGCTGCATATGAACAGGCTGGTGTGGCTTACTCTATTGTACCTGAACATATCTTTGTATTTGGACTGTCCGAAGATCCAAAACCCGATGGAGACATTGCTCCGGGCGATATTATTCTGGGCGTGAACGGAACAGCTACGCCGGATAATACGGTGCTTTCTGCCCAGTTAAAAGATAAAAAGGTTGGAGATACCGTCGAAATGCAACTGGAACGTGGCGGAGAGACCATTAGCCGGGACGTGAAACTGATTCAGGTAAAAGACAATAAAACGGGAGAAACCCGCCCGGGACTCGGCGTAATGATTGGTGCGGTTCAGAAGGTGAAACCTGAAAATCCGGACAAACAGATTTCCTTTACAGATACTCAGGTTGGTGGTCCGTCTGCCGGCTTGATGTTTACGTTGGAGATCTATAACCAGTTAACACCTGGAGATCTGACCAAGGGGCATCGAATTGCGGGTACAGGTACCATTACCAAGGACGGTGTGGTGGGTGCCATTGGTGGTGTAGTGCACAAGATTGTAGCCGCTGACCGGAAAGAAGCGGAGATCTTCTTTGTGCCGAAGGATAACTATAAGGAAGCAGCAGCCAAGGCTGAACAGATCGGCACCAAAATGAAACTTGTGCCTGTGAGCACGGTGGATGATGCGCTGGCGTATCTGAAAACCTTATCCGTGAAATCCTAG